In one window of Dioscorea cayenensis subsp. rotundata cultivar TDr96_F1 unplaced genomic scaffold, TDr96_F1_v2_PseudoChromosome.rev07_lg8_w22 25.fasta BLBR01000847.1, whole genome shotgun sequence DNA:
- the LOC120255117 gene encoding putative pentatricopeptide repeat-containing protein At3g25060, mitochondrial, with protein MLRALSRHRWLQALLQHTKDPETLSKIHALMLLSGAFLHHHSPGALIAAYARLRNLPAAHLLFQTIPQPNVSAWNAILIAFSRHGSPHRVLDLFRRMISRNQARPDSSSFTVALNACAKILDLGAGEDIKAIAFDLGYAGDVFVCSSLLNLYIKCGRLSDAVKVFEGMPKKDLVSWTTMINGFASSRIPFETIGIYRRMRLEGMEGDGIVMVGIIQACAGIGDVRMGRSVHGLMIRREMRMDVVVETSLVDMYAKNGFLKLAKLVFQRMEIKNVVSWSALISGYAQNGFASDAIWLLIDMQICGLQPDLVALVSTLLACSQIGSLILGKSVHGYIVRKLECDRISGTALIDMYSKCGSIANARELFDKVSAKDSISWNAMIASYGAHGQGKEAYLLFLEMKEAGLKPDETTFASLLSAFGHSGLVDEGRYWFDLIVGEFGFEPGEKHYACMVDLLARAGHVEEAHELIKSMAIQPGMTVWVALLSGCHNHKKLELGDYAAGKVIELDPDDLGIYTLVSNVYAAAKKWDKVVEVRRLMKKMGMKKVPGYSSVEVNGKLHAFLMEDKSHPQHEEIIEMLKRLDLEMRKIEYTLKTEFILHDLDE; from the coding sequence ATGCTCCGAGCTCTCTCCCGCCATCGATGGCTGCAAGCCCTCTTGCAACACACCAAAGATCCCGAGACCCTCTCCAAAATCCACGCTCTCATGCTCCTCTCCGGCGCCTTCCTCCACCACCACTCCCCCGGCGCCCTCATCGCCGCCTATGCTCGCCTCCGTAACCTCCCCGCCGCCCACTTGCTCTTCCAAACCATTCCTCAACCCAATGTCTCCGCTTGGAACGCCATTCTCATTGCCTTCTCCCGTCATGGCTCCCCTCACCGCGTTCTTGATCTCTTTCGTCGCATGATCTCAAGGAACCAAGCGCGCCCTGATAGCTCCTCTTTCACTGTTGCTCTCAATGCTTGTGCTAAGATCTTGGATCTTGGAGCTGGGGAGGACATCAAAGCCATAGCTTTTGATCTTGGATATGCTGGTGATGTGTTTGTTTGCTCCTCTTTGTTGAATTTGTATATAAAATGTGGCAGGTTGAGTGATGCAGTGAAGGTGTTTGAAGGAATGCCCAAGAAGGATCTTGTTTCTTGGACTACAATGATAAATGGGTTTGCGAGCTCCAGAATACCGTTTGAGACGATTGGGATTTATAGAAGGATGAGATTGGAGGGTATGGAAGGGGATGGGATTGTCATGGTCGGTATAATTCAAGCATGTGCAGGGATTGGAGATGTGAGGATGGGCCGATCTGTTCATGGGCTCATGATTCGCCGTGAGATGAGAATGGATGTTGTTGTTGAGACCAGCCTTGTTGACATGTATGCAAAGAATGGGTTTCTGAAACTGGCAAAGCTTGTTTTTCAGAGGATGGAGATTAAGAATGTTGTCTCATGGAGTGCATTGATCTCTGGATATGCTCAGAATGGATTTGCTAGTGATGCAATCTGGTTGTTGATCGATATGCAAATTTGTGGGCTTCAGCCTGACTTGGTTGCGCTTGTGAGTACCCTGCTGGCATGTTCACAAATTGGGTCTTTGATATTAGGTAAATCAGTTCATGGATACATTGTGAGGAAGCTTGAATGTGATCGAATATCAGGCACTGCATTGATAGATATGTACTCGAAATGTGGGAGCATAGCAAATGCTCGTGAGTTGTTTGATAAGGTCAGTGCAAAAGATTCAATCTCTTGGAATGCAATGATAGCTAGTTATGGTGCTCATGGTCAGGGAAAGGAAGCGTATTTGCTCTTCTTGGAGATGAAAGAAGCTGGTTTAAAACCTGATGAGACAACTTTCGCTTCTCTTCTTTCAGCTTTTGGTCATTCTGGGCTTGTAGATGAAGGACGCTACTGGTTTGATCTTATAGTCGGGGAATTTGGATTTGAACCAGGTGAGAAACATTATGCTTGTATGGTGGATCTTTTAGCTCGTGCAGGCCATGTTGAAGAAGCCCATGAACTCATAAAATCTATGGCGATCCAACCAGGAATGACTGTCTGGGTTGCCCTACTTTCTGGTTGTCATAATCATAAGAAGTTGGAACTAGGAGACTATGCTGCGGGGAAGGTTATAGAGTTGGATCCCGATGATCTGGGAATATATACGTTGGTGTCAAATGTCTATGCTGCAGCGAAGAAGTGGGACAAAGTGGTTGAGGTGAGaagattaatgaagaaaatgggGATGAAGAAGGTTCCAGGATATAGTTCAGTGGAGGTTAATGGGAAGCTCCATGCATTTTTAATGGAGGATAAGAGTCATCCACAGCATGAAGAGATTATTGAGATGTTGAAAAGATTGGATTTGGAGATGAGGAAAATAGAATACACTCTTAAAACGGAGTTTATACTTCATGACCTTGATGAATAG